One genomic window of Borreliella garinii includes the following:
- a CDS encoding ribonuclease H family protein, whose translation MDKYYACILIDSNEKIIFKSWEECKTTIKEKNNKIKSFKTIEQAQNWLLNNGNKIIHHHPIGIYFDSGTGRGKGVEIRVVNEKRISILDKILDKSLINEYGNHYVKNFQGISNNFGELLALYAALKIALKENIINIFGDSKLIIDYWSKGIYNSKKLKQITINLIKKTVELRKKFEEQGGKISFIPGNENIADLGFHKTK comes from the coding sequence ATGGACAAATATTATGCATGCATTTTAATCGATAGTAATGAAAAAATTATTTTCAAATCTTGGGAAGAATGCAAAACTACTATTAAAGAAAAAAATAATAAAATAAAAAGTTTTAAAACAATAGAACAAGCTCAAAATTGGCTATTGAATAATGGGAATAAAATTATTCATCATCATCCAATTGGAATATATTTTGATTCTGGAACAGGAAGAGGAAAGGGTGTAGAAATTAGGGTTGTAAACGAAAAAAGAATTTCAATATTGGACAAAATCCTAGACAAATCCTTGATTAATGAATATGGAAATCATTATGTCAAAAATTTTCAAGGGATTAGCAATAATTTTGGAGAACTTCTTGCCCTATATGCAGCACTCAAAATAGCATTAAAAGAGAATATAATAAACATATTTGGTGACAGCAAATTAATAATTGACTATTGGTCAAAAGGAATCTATAATAGCAAAAAATTAAAACAAATTACTATTAATTTAATCAAAAAAACAGTTGAACTAAGGAAAAAATTTGAAGAACAAGGTGGAAAAATTTCTTTTATTCCAGGAAATGAAAATATTGCAGATCTTGGTTTTCACAAAACTAAGTAA
- a CDS encoding LPS-assembly protein LptD has protein sequence MREFLYGNVFKKSFIILLFFFTFSNIIFAQTSNDKNSKKRSKLTLSQRSYLRELELSTDEDLKKWALQEGLKEMDVLKIRELLLKKFGIDPELFVKGKGLAGSGRYKIIIETTDNLENFTYGLTKDESIIFEGRVNILVEDTKENKKHNIKGDRIVLNKNSKKLYSIGNVEYILDMDANEKLYFYGNEFFVDFDSQNFLLKDGILQKKMQKNQIDHILSFGGKALKKIDNDVTIVEQAFATTSKIPEPYYSIKASKIWVLPSGDFGFLHAIFYMGRVPVFYIPFFFRPGDSLFFNPSLSLNPRKGFSLFNTIYLFGNKSSSEDSSFLDFDFNSVYNSGKKPYIRNGYLTYFFAENLASSLSKDYVKLIFDIYANLGFYSGIDFDLSNTLGHFKTLEGNFGLGFTRNVYSYDGGYYPFNNRALKQSLFSFSNLNKGDIFGFEVPFRYLLKFKTEFLLRDALFSVFLEHYSDPYVNIDFRDRIESSTFFSLLNLDKDSVKEQTSISTFDWNLSSFYSRKFDDNSILDYKLNNLGLSFKLSGYENLYVKSPLEKPKEINDPTRKWFYLERIYVPYIDLNFQKDLYSNQWTFSADTKEMIMRPEIKNLEDKDNNKKIVKEKKTQKIKDLNKDLYIPPEPIILKSIDQFDSFFIRFGINPYLRNNVFFNNYGITSPKDFNYEIKNYLFDIKNKTDIKIHADFYNRLITFENLLYLNTIEYNPLNKDFKVEDKDKKSEHSIINQINLNLLPFIRYPLFSRSILKFENKSTLYSFNKKYDTDLKSLVAKNSSIFLSDPDTFYQYLIASLIYDYNYFNAELSGELKNSFEDIKASSELKLSLDFPYLLQEAGIGIKYYKKFKENAIKNPGISTVQSLLNPSEPQKPSSPYKNLEMSPALYYKIEPRYLNYFKFSFLAAYDPLINRVSELSFKLNVFDFQFLFAMKDDFEYNYDPLKGDFSKVGITTKLVPYSLDSRYKKEFHVLNLFDKKLSFTLGIDAGWKINLQKFTDNELWSALTFKFKYTEFLEIYFSTFSVNTKTFRYFKGYMDQIGLETVNIFTDLLKSFNFFNSQDRKNSLFKIKKFSSGFKFNFYDWKFVGEYNLEPDLLKGSDGIYSPIWRNNFTIYISWNFFAPVKASFENNKDTNYELIINRKTKK, from the coding sequence ATGCGAGAATTCCTATACGGGAATGTTTTTAAAAAATCTTTTATAATATTGTTATTTTTTTTTACTTTTTCTAATATAATTTTTGCTCAGACTTCAAATGACAAAAATTCCAAAAAAAGAAGTAAGCTAACTTTAAGCCAAAGATCTTATTTAAGAGAACTTGAGCTTTCGACTGATGAAGATTTGAAAAAATGGGCCTTGCAAGAAGGCCTAAAAGAAATGGATGTTTTAAAAATACGAGAATTGCTTTTAAAAAAATTTGGAATAGATCCTGAGCTTTTTGTTAAAGGAAAAGGACTTGCTGGATCTGGTAGATATAAAATAATAATTGAAACTACAGACAATCTTGAAAATTTCACTTATGGACTTACTAAGGATGAAAGTATTATTTTTGAAGGAAGAGTTAATATTTTAGTTGAGGATACTAAAGAGAATAAAAAGCACAATATTAAAGGCGATAGAATAGTTCTTAATAAGAATTCTAAAAAACTTTATTCTATTGGGAATGTTGAATATATTCTTGATATGGATGCCAATGAAAAGCTTTATTTTTATGGTAATGAATTTTTTGTTGATTTTGATTCTCAAAATTTTCTATTAAAAGATGGCATTCTTCAAAAAAAAATGCAAAAAAATCAAATAGATCATATTCTTTCGTTTGGAGGAAAGGCTTTAAAAAAGATAGACAATGATGTTACTATTGTGGAGCAAGCTTTTGCAACAACTAGTAAAATTCCAGAGCCTTACTATTCGATCAAAGCTTCTAAAATATGGGTATTACCTTCAGGGGATTTTGGGTTTTTACATGCTATATTTTACATGGGAAGAGTTCCAGTATTCTATATTCCTTTTTTCTTTAGGCCAGGAGATAGTTTATTTTTTAATCCATCTTTAAGCTTGAATCCACGAAAAGGTTTTTCCCTTTTTAATACTATTTATCTTTTTGGCAATAAATCTTCAAGCGAAGATTCTTCTTTTTTGGATTTTGATTTCAATTCTGTTTATAATTCAGGCAAAAAACCTTATATAAGAAATGGATATTTAACTTATTTTTTTGCAGAAAATTTAGCATCTAGTCTTAGTAAAGATTATGTTAAGTTGATTTTTGACATTTATGCTAATCTGGGATTTTATTCCGGGATTGATTTTGATTTAAGTAATACCTTAGGGCATTTTAAAACTTTGGAAGGAAATTTTGGATTAGGTTTTACTAGGAATGTTTATAGTTATGATGGAGGATATTATCCTTTTAATAATAGAGCTTTAAAACAATCTCTTTTTAGTTTTTCTAATCTTAACAAGGGGGATATATTTGGATTTGAAGTTCCTTTTAGATATTTACTTAAATTTAAAACAGAATTTCTTTTAAGAGATGCACTTTTTTCAGTTTTTTTAGAGCACTATTCCGATCCATATGTTAATATTGATTTTAGAGATAGGATAGAGAGTTCTACATTTTTTTCTCTTTTAAATTTAGATAAAGATTCGGTTAAAGAGCAAACCAGTATTAGCACTTTTGATTGGAATTTGTCTTCTTTTTATAGCCGGAAGTTTGATGATAATTCAATTTTAGATTACAAATTAAATAATTTGGGATTAAGTTTCAAATTATCGGGCTATGAGAATCTTTATGTTAAATCTCCTTTAGAAAAACCAAAAGAGATTAATGATCCCACAAGAAAATGGTTTTATTTGGAGAGAATTTATGTCCCATATATCGATTTAAATTTCCAAAAAGACCTTTACAGTAATCAATGGACATTTTCAGCTGATACTAAAGAAATGATAATGCGCCCAGAAATTAAAAATCTAGAAGATAAAGATAATAATAAAAAGATCGTTAAGGAAAAAAAGACTCAAAAAATAAAAGATTTAAATAAAGATTTATATATTCCTCCAGAACCCATCATTTTAAAAAGTATTGATCAATTTGATTCTTTTTTTATTAGATTTGGTATTAATCCTTATTTAAGAAATAATGTTTTTTTTAATAATTATGGCATCACAAGTCCAAAGGACTTTAATTATGAAATAAAAAATTATTTATTTGATATAAAGAATAAAACGGATATAAAAATTCATGCTGATTTTTATAATCGTTTAATTACTTTTGAAAATTTATTATATCTTAATACTATTGAGTATAATCCTTTAAATAAAGATTTTAAAGTTGAAGATAAAGATAAAAAAAGTGAGCATTCTATTATTAATCAAATAAATTTAAACTTGCTTCCTTTTATTAGGTATCCCTTATTCTCTAGAAGTATTTTAAAATTTGAGAATAAGTCTACTTTGTATTCATTTAATAAAAAATATGATACTGATTTAAAATCTTTAGTTGCTAAGAATAGTAGTATTTTTTTGTCTGATCCGGACACTTTTTATCAATATTTAATAGCTTCTTTGATTTATGATTATAATTATTTTAACGCCGAGCTTTCAGGTGAATTAAAAAATAGTTTTGAAGATATTAAAGCTTCTTCTGAGCTTAAACTTTCTTTAGATTTTCCTTATTTGTTACAAGAAGCTGGAATTGGAATTAAATATTATAAAAAGTTTAAAGAAAATGCTATTAAAAACCCTGGAATTTCTACTGTTCAATCTTTATTGAATCCTTCAGAGCCTCAAAAACCATCATCACCTTATAAAAATTTAGAAATGTCTCCTGCTTTGTATTATAAAATTGAGCCAAGATATTTAAATTATTTTAAATTTAGTTTTTTAGCTGCTTATGATCCTTTGATAAATAGAGTTTCTGAACTTTCTTTTAAGCTTAATGTTTTTGATTTTCAGTTTTTATTTGCGATGAAAGATGACTTTGAATATAATTATGATCCTTTAAAAGGAGATTTTTCTAAGGTCGGAATTACAACTAAACTTGTTCCATATTCTTTAGATTCTCGTTACAAGAAGGAGTTCCATGTTTTAAATTTGTTTGACAAGAAGCTTTCTTTTACTTTAGGGATAGATGCTGGCTGGAAAATCAATTTGCAGAAATTTACGGATAATGAACTTTGGTCTGCATTGACTTTTAAATTTAAATATACAGAATTTTTAGAAATTTACTTTTCTACCTTTTCTGTCAATACTAAGACTTTTAGATACTTCAAAGGATATATGGATCAAATTGGTCTTGAGACCGTCAATATCTTTACTGATTTGTTAAAATCTTTCAATTTCTTTAATTCCCAAGACAGAAAAAATTCACTTTTTAAAATTAAAAAATTCTCATCAGGCTTTAAATTCAATTTTTATGATTGGAAATTTGTTGGCGAATATAATTTAGAGCCAGATTTGCTAAAAGGATCTGATGGTATTTATTCTCCTATTTGGAGAAATAATTTTACAATTTATATTTCTTGGAATTTTTTTGCTCCTGTAAAAGCATCATTTGAAAACAATAAAGATACAAACTATGAGCTTATTATTAATAGAAAAACAAAAAAATAA
- the uvrA gene encoding excinuclease ABC subunit UvrA: MIKNLEKKIIVRGAKEHNLKNIDIDIPKDGLVVISGKSGSGKSSLAFDTIFAEGQRRYMESVSAYARQFLGIMKKPNVDYIDGLSPSIAIEQRTISNNPRSTVGTITEIYDYYRLIFAKIGKAYCPNDGRLIEEQSLDKIVNTILSYAEGSKVILFAPIVRGSKGSHKKVLEKILNQGFNRVRINSEDYLIEDALNLNLHKNKKHTIEIIVDRIKLGNNVRVRLAESIETSLAVSNGYLRVEIENDLEKIDKLFTEHNSCPLCGFSLPFIEPRLFSFNSPFGACSECSGLGVTLEFDFESICPDTSLSFNDDAFITFKTSSSWSVAIFKGLAKHYNFELNTPVKDIPNKVLKQILYGSNEKIDFIYQSKEMEAKEMDGGFHYSKKFEGLLPLLKRRYLATESESTKIFYENLMSKKICNSCKGKRLCVGALAVKINGRDIQDLSNLSVFNSYMFFENLQLDAVDEKISKEILKEIKSRLKFLIDVGLSYLYLNRISGSLSGGEAQRIRLATQIGSALSGVIYVLDEPSIGLHQRDNEKLISTLVNLKNLGNTVIVVEHDEQTLRTADYIIDMGPGAGILGGEIVAKGALIDILNSKNSLTGQYLSGKFKIDVPSSRRKADKGEILLLGSNKNNLKNIDVSIPLGVFTVITGVSGSGKSTLLNEVLYPALDSRLKLNEKYCDGFKDIIGYEKIDKIIQINQKPIGRTSRSNPATYVGFFTEIRELFAKLPDAKSRGFKAGRFSFNVKGGRCEKCQGDGYLNIQMHFLPDVFVPCDLCKGKKFNEETLEVRYKGKNIHDVLEMSVFEAKNFFENVPKVSHYLKFLIEVGLEYIKLGQSATTLSGGEAQRIKLAFELSKKSTGKTFYIVDEPTTGLHFDDIKKLLEVLQRLVSNGNTVVLIEHNLDVIKQADYIIDLGPDGGLAGGNVVVSGVPEEVAKCENSYTGMFLKNLL; the protein is encoded by the coding sequence TTGATAAAAAATTTGGAAAAAAAAATTATCGTCAGGGGAGCAAAAGAACATAATTTGAAAAATATTGATATAGATATTCCAAAAGATGGTTTAGTTGTAATATCTGGCAAGAGCGGCTCTGGTAAATCTTCTCTAGCTTTTGATACTATTTTTGCAGAAGGGCAAAGAAGGTATATGGAGTCCGTTTCAGCTTATGCAAGGCAATTTTTGGGTATAATGAAAAAACCCAATGTTGATTATATAGATGGGCTTTCTCCTTCTATAGCTATTGAACAGAGAACAATAAGTAATAATCCTCGCTCTACTGTTGGAACAATTACCGAGATTTATGATTATTATAGGCTAATCTTTGCTAAGATAGGTAAAGCATACTGTCCAAATGATGGTAGATTAATAGAAGAGCAATCTTTAGATAAAATAGTTAATACTATTTTAAGTTATGCCGAAGGATCTAAAGTTATACTTTTTGCGCCAATTGTAAGAGGTTCTAAAGGTTCTCACAAAAAGGTTTTAGAAAAAATATTAAATCAAGGGTTCAATAGAGTCAGAATAAATTCTGAAGATTATTTAATAGAAGATGCACTTAATTTAAATTTACATAAAAATAAAAAACATACCATTGAAATTATAGTTGATAGAATCAAGCTTGGTAATAATGTTCGAGTTAGACTCGCAGAATCTATTGAAACTTCTCTTGCTGTTTCTAATGGATATTTACGGGTAGAGATTGAGAATGATTTAGAAAAAATAGATAAGCTTTTTACAGAGCATAATAGTTGTCCTTTATGTGGATTTTCGCTTCCTTTTATAGAGCCCAGGCTTTTTTCATTTAATAGTCCATTTGGTGCTTGCAGTGAGTGCTCTGGTCTTGGTGTTACACTTGAGTTTGATTTTGAGAGTATTTGTCCTGATACAAGTCTTTCTTTTAATGATGATGCTTTTATTACTTTTAAAACGAGCTCATCTTGGTCTGTGGCTATTTTTAAAGGACTTGCTAAGCATTATAATTTTGAATTAAATACTCCTGTAAAAGACATTCCAAACAAAGTTCTTAAACAGATTCTATACGGCTCAAATGAAAAAATAGATTTTATTTACCAGTCCAAAGAAATGGAAGCAAAGGAGATGGATGGAGGATTTCATTATTCCAAAAAGTTTGAAGGGCTTTTACCTCTTTTAAAAAGACGATATCTTGCAACAGAATCAGAGAGTACTAAAATTTTTTACGAAAATTTGATGTCTAAAAAAATCTGTAATTCATGCAAGGGTAAGCGGTTATGCGTTGGAGCTTTAGCTGTGAAAATCAATGGGAGAGATATTCAAGATCTTAGCAATTTATCTGTATTTAATTCTTATATGTTTTTTGAAAACTTACAGCTTGATGCGGTGGATGAAAAAATATCTAAAGAAATTTTAAAGGAAATTAAAAGTAGGCTTAAATTTTTAATTGATGTTGGTCTTTCTTATTTGTATTTAAATAGAATATCGGGCAGTCTATCTGGGGGCGAGGCTCAGCGTATTAGGCTTGCTACTCAAATAGGATCAGCACTTTCAGGCGTTATTTATGTTCTTGATGAGCCAAGTATTGGTCTTCATCAAAGAGATAACGAAAAATTAATCTCTACTCTTGTTAATCTTAAAAATCTTGGCAATACTGTAATTGTTGTTGAGCACGATGAGCAAACTTTGCGTACTGCAGACTATATTATTGATATGGGTCCTGGTGCTGGAATTCTTGGGGGAGAAATAGTTGCAAAGGGAGCCTTAATTGATATTTTAAATAGCAAAAATAGTTTAACTGGTCAATATTTGAGTGGCAAGTTTAAAATAGATGTTCCAAGCTCTAGAAGAAAAGCAGATAAGGGAGAAATTTTGCTTTTAGGCTCCAATAAAAACAATCTTAAAAATATAGATGTAAGTATCCCTTTGGGAGTTTTTACTGTAATAACAGGTGTTTCTGGTAGTGGAAAAAGTACTTTGCTCAACGAAGTGTTATATCCAGCTCTTGATAGCAGATTAAAGCTTAATGAAAAGTATTGTGATGGGTTTAAAGACATTATTGGATACGAAAAAATAGATAAAATTATTCAAATAAATCAAAAACCAATAGGAAGAACTTCAAGATCAAACCCAGCAACTTATGTTGGATTTTTTACAGAAATTAGAGAGCTTTTTGCTAAGCTTCCAGACGCAAAGTCAAGGGGTTTTAAAGCCGGTAGATTTTCTTTTAATGTTAAAGGCGGAAGATGTGAGAAATGTCAGGGAGATGGGTATCTCAACATTCAAATGCATTTTTTACCAGATGTTTTTGTTCCTTGTGATTTGTGCAAGGGTAAAAAATTTAATGAAGAAACTTTAGAGGTTAGGTATAAAGGAAAAAATATACATGATGTTTTAGAGATGAGTGTATTTGAAGCTAAAAATTTTTTCGAGAATGTTCCCAAAGTTAGTCATTATTTGAAATTTTTAATTGAAGTTGGGCTTGAATACATCAAATTGGGACAATCTGCAACAACTTTATCAGGAGGCGAAGCTCAACGTATTAAGTTGGCTTTTGAGCTAAGTAAGAAGAGCACAGGTAAAACCTTTTACATTGTCGATGAACCAACAACCGGATTGCATTTTGATGACATAAAGAAGTTGTTAGAAGTTTTGCAGCGGTTAGTTTCTAATGGTAATACAGTTGTACTCATAGAGCATAATTTAGATGTAATTAAACAAGCAGATTATATAATAGATTTGGGTCCCGATGGTGGATTGGCAGGGGGGAATGTCGTTGTTTCTGGTGTTCCTGAAGAGGTTGCAAAATGCGAGAATTCCTATACGGGAATGTTTTTAAAAAATCTTTTATAA
- the uvrB gene encoding excinuclease ABC subunit UvrB, with amino-acid sequence MMDFFLNSEYLPAGDQPKAIKEIENSILLGNKYQTLKGVTGSGKTFTIANIIKDLNRPALVVSHNKTLAAQLYREFKDFFPNNAVEYFVSYYDYYQPESYVPSKDLFIEKEATINTEIEIKRIRTVTSLVKRRDVIVVATVSSIYALGSPDFFKKSAREFFVGQKISIKEISDIFVELYYERTLMNLERDKFSIKGNIIEIWPSSEHGEFAYRICLDFDEIVEIYRISSFSKKNLGTTNSFTLFAKSYFVIPYKNVLEAIPKISYDLNLQCQYFKDNGKLVEAERLKQRVEYDLEMLRETGFCSGIENYSKYLSGSEMGRPYCLFDFFPKDYLLFVDESHVTLPQFRGMYNGDYSRKLNLVNFGFRLPAALENRPLKYDEFDALINQVVFVSATPGLEENLKSSVVVDQIIRPTGLVDPEIITRHSDGQMEDLYSEIQKRVALKERVLITTLTKKMSEDLTEYLVSLGVRAKYLHSELDTLERVEVISLLRKSEIDVIVGINLLREGLDIPEVSLVAILDADKVGFLRSTTSLIQTIGRAARNANGLVIMYYDRISVAMQEAIEETNRRRQIQIDYNKKNNITPKTIVKKIQNILEKELNNKNKNINYDLEKIISGERLSKKKLINKLKFELEEAVNDERFEDAIVLRDKIKELSSKIGVARNK; translated from the coding sequence ATGATGGATTTTTTTTTGAATTCAGAATATCTTCCTGCTGGTGATCAACCTAAAGCAATAAAAGAGATTGAAAATTCTATTTTGCTTGGGAATAAGTATCAAACATTAAAAGGTGTTACAGGAAGTGGAAAGACTTTTACAATTGCAAATATAATTAAAGATCTAAACAGGCCCGCTTTGGTTGTCAGTCATAATAAAACATTGGCAGCGCAACTTTATAGAGAATTTAAAGATTTTTTCCCAAACAATGCTGTTGAATATTTTGTTTCTTATTATGATTATTATCAGCCAGAATCCTATGTGCCTTCAAAAGATTTATTTATTGAAAAAGAAGCTACTATTAATACTGAGATAGAAATCAAGCGAATAAGGACTGTAACGTCTCTTGTCAAAAGGCGAGATGTCATTGTTGTTGCCACTGTATCTTCAATTTATGCTCTTGGATCTCCAGATTTTTTCAAAAAATCAGCACGAGAATTTTTTGTAGGTCAAAAAATTTCTATTAAAGAAATATCAGATATTTTTGTAGAACTTTATTATGAGAGAACTTTAATGAATCTAGAGAGAGATAAATTTTCAATCAAAGGAAATATTATTGAAATTTGGCCTAGCAGTGAGCACGGAGAGTTTGCTTATCGAATTTGTTTAGATTTTGATGAAATTGTTGAAATATATAGGATTAGTTCATTTTCTAAAAAAAATTTAGGAACCACAAATAGTTTTACTCTTTTTGCTAAATCTTATTTTGTAATTCCTTATAAAAACGTATTAGAAGCGATACCTAAAATATCTTATGATTTAAATCTTCAATGTCAATATTTTAAAGATAATGGCAAGCTTGTAGAAGCTGAGAGGCTTAAGCAGAGGGTAGAGTATGATTTGGAAATGCTTAGAGAGACAGGATTTTGTTCGGGCATTGAAAATTATTCTAAATATTTGAGTGGAAGTGAAATGGGAAGACCTTATTGTCTTTTTGATTTTTTTCCGAAAGATTACTTATTGTTTGTAGACGAATCTCATGTTACATTGCCGCAATTTAGGGGGATGTATAATGGAGATTATTCTAGAAAATTAAATCTTGTTAACTTTGGATTCAGACTTCCTGCAGCGCTTGAAAACAGGCCTCTTAAATATGATGAATTTGACGCATTAATTAATCAGGTTGTGTTTGTATCTGCAACTCCAGGTCTTGAAGAGAATTTGAAGAGTAGCGTGGTTGTTGATCAAATAATTCGTCCCACAGGTCTTGTTGATCCAGAGATTATTACCAGGCATTCTGATGGTCAAATGGAAGATCTTTATAGCGAGATTCAAAAAAGAGTAGCTCTTAAAGAACGGGTTTTAATTACTACTTTGACAAAGAAAATGTCTGAAGATTTGACTGAATATTTGGTAAGTCTTGGTGTAAGGGCAAAATATTTACATTCAGAGCTTGACACTCTTGAAAGAGTAGAGGTTATTTCGTTGCTTAGAAAATCTGAAATTGATGTTATTGTTGGCATTAACTTACTTAGAGAGGGCTTAGATATTCCAGAAGTATCTCTTGTTGCAATATTAGATGCTGATAAAGTGGGGTTTTTAAGATCTACTACTTCATTAATACAAACAATTGGTAGGGCTGCTAGAAATGCTAATGGACTTGTAATAATGTATTACGACAGAATAAGTGTAGCTATGCAGGAGGCAATTGAGGAAACTAATAGAAGACGCCAAATTCAGATTGATTATAATAAAAAAAATAATATTACTCCTAAGACAATTGTTAAGAAAATTCAAAATATTTTAGAAAAAGAACTTAATAATAAAAATAAAAATATTAACTATGACCTTGAAAAAATTATTTCAGGCGAGAGATTGTCTAAAAAAAAGCTTATTAATAAGCTTAAATTTGAACTAGAAGAAGCTGTTAATGATGAAAGGTTTGAAGATGCAATTGTTTTAAGAGATAAAATAAAAGAGCTTAGTAGCAAAATTGGTGTGGCTCGTAATAAATAA
- a CDS encoding phospho-sugar mutase: MQQVTAKRKLKNYILLEEDTYFKEEAIKIQKTNNETEILNRFYKDLEFGTAGMRGIIGAGTCYINTYNVKKISQGICNYVLKINKNPKVAISYDSRHFSKEFAYNTAQIFASNNFETYIYKSLRPTPQLSYTIRKFDCDVGVMITASHNSKEYNGYKAYWKGGIQIMPPHDTLITNEIKKVKNIINKITIKEGIEKKIIKELNNEIDKEYVQTINKEFPDFEKNSKKTNLKVAYTALHGTGGTIIKKLFTNSKIQLFLEKSEIVPNPEFPTITYPNPEKKTSMLKVIELAKKEDCDIALATDPDADRIGVAFKDQNEWIFLNGNQISCILMNYILSKEINPKNTFVISSFVTTQMLEKIAKKYGSQIFRTYTGFKWIGSLIDEMEKNEPNKKFAFACEESHGYLIGKKVRDKDAFSAIKGICSLALDLKAKQQTIKNYLEKIYKEFGYYEELNIEKNFEGANGEIQREALMSKLRKEQKMQFAGIKIIEKLDYKTLKKINFKKEISEIKEYKYPINAIKFILENEIVITVRPSGTEPKIKFYISVKLEYKEKHKIFGIINAIKMEIKKY; encoded by the coding sequence ATGCAACAAGTCACAGCCAAAAGAAAACTAAAAAATTACATTCTTCTTGAAGAAGATACATATTTTAAAGAAGAAGCAATAAAAATTCAAAAAACAAATAATGAGACAGAAATTCTAAACAGATTTTATAAAGATCTAGAATTTGGCACTGCTGGAATGAGAGGGATCATTGGGGCTGGAACATGCTACATAAACACTTATAATGTAAAAAAAATAAGCCAAGGAATATGCAACTATGTACTTAAAATAAATAAAAACCCCAAAGTTGCAATAAGTTATGATTCAAGACATTTTTCAAAAGAATTTGCTTACAATACTGCTCAAATTTTTGCCTCAAATAATTTTGAAACATATATATATAAAAGCTTAAGACCCACTCCCCAGCTATCTTATACAATAAGAAAATTTGATTGTGATGTTGGTGTTATGATAACAGCAAGTCATAATTCAAAAGAATACAATGGCTATAAAGCATACTGGAAAGGTGGAATACAAATAATGCCACCTCATGACACACTAATAACCAATGAAATTAAAAAAGTAAAAAACATAATAAATAAAATTACCATAAAAGAAGGTATTGAAAAAAAGATTATCAAGGAACTAAATAATGAGATAGATAAAGAGTACGTACAAACAATAAACAAAGAATTCCCTGATTTTGAGAAGAATAGCAAAAAAACAAACTTAAAAGTAGCCTACACAGCACTACATGGTACTGGTGGAACCATAATAAAAAAACTCTTTACAAATAGCAAAATACAGCTTTTTTTAGAAAAAAGCGAAATAGTGCCAAACCCGGAATTTCCAACAATAACCTATCCTAATCCAGAAAAAAAAACATCAATGCTTAAAGTAATAGAGCTTGCGAAAAAAGAAGATTGTGACATTGCCCTTGCAACAGATCCAGATGCTGACAGGATAGGAGTTGCATTTAAAGATCAAAACGAATGGATATTTTTAAACGGAAATCAAATATCATGCATTTTAATGAACTATATACTCTCAAAAGAAATAAATCCTAAAAATACATTTGTAATATCATCGTTTGTAACAACACAAATGTTAGAAAAAATTGCAAAAAAATATGGTTCTCAAATTTTTAGAACTTACACAGGATTTAAATGGATAGGAAGCTTAATTGATGAAATGGAAAAAAATGAACCGAATAAAAAATTTGCTTTTGCATGCGAAGAGAGTCATGGATATCTAATAGGAAAAAAAGTTAGAGATAAGGACGCATTTTCAGCCATAAAAGGGATTTGTTCTTTAGCACTTGATTTAAAAGCTAAGCAACAAACAATTAAGAATTATCTTGAAAAGATATACAAAGAATTTGGGTATTATGAAGAACTTAATATAGAAAAAAACTTTGAGGGGGCTAATGGAGAAATTCAAAGAGAAGCACTAATGTCAAAGCTAAGAAAAGAACAAAAAATGCAATTCGCAGGAATCAAAATAATTGAAAAATTAGACTATAAAACTCTTAAAAAGATTAACTTCAAAAAAGAAATTTCAGAAATAAAAGAATATAAATATCCCATAAACGCAATAAAATTTATACTTGAAAACGAAATTGTAATAACCGTAAGACCCTCTGGAACAGAGCCAAAAATTAAATTTTACATATCTGTAAAGCTTGAGTATAAGGAAAAACATAAAATATTTGGTATAATAAATGCAATAAAGATGGAGATAAAAAAATATTAA